The sequence below is a genomic window from Paenibacillus silvisoli.
AACGCTGCCCGACTGGCCTTGCGAATCCGTTACCGTCAACGTAACCGGATAGGTACCTGGTCCCGGGAAGGTATGGGTAGGCTCCTTCACCGTACTCTTTGGCGTGTTATCGCCGAAATCCCACTCGTAAGAAACAATATCGTTGTTTTTGTCCGTGGACAGGTTTTGGAACGTGACGGTTTCGCCGCCGATCTGACCGGTCTTGACTTTGAATTGCTGCGTGGAAATGATGGAACCGTTGCTCTGGGAAGAAAGCGGCCTATACAAGATATATTTGGCCTTCATTGGCTTAGGAAGCATAAATTCCTGCAGCTCCCCGTTGTTCTCCAGCGTGCCTTTGAGTACAGGAGAGAAGCTCGTCAATGAATCCTCTGAAATCTCGACTTCGAAATCCTTTACCCTCTGATCTACAAAGCCAGGACGCGGCCGGATTTGGATACGATCAATGAGGTACGTCCCGCCATCCGCCAAGCTGATCTTCACCCATTGATCGACTTTCGATTTTGTCGCCCAAGGGTTGCCGGAGGTTGAGCCGAATCGCAGCATGTTCTCTGCGCTATGACCGGAGTCGTAATTGCCGGACACATCCTCAATCTTGGCTCTTTCTTCGAGCAGCGCGACGTTTTTACCCGCAGTAACGGGATTGAAGAACGCATGCGGGATCTCCGATGCGCCTATCACAAACGATACTTGCTTCACGGCTTCGACGTTTCCTGCATGATCCGTGCTCCGATAGGCAATGGTGTACGTACCGTCCTCGTTAATGGTGAACGGAGCGGAATACGTTTCCCACTCTCCTTCATTCACCCGGTACTCCGTCTTCGCCGCACCGCTGCTGTCATCTTCAACGGTTAACGTAACCGTGACCGGGTTAAGGTACGAGCCGCCTGAGCCGTCAGGTACCGCTGGAGACAAGGCTGCAGACGTCGTAGGCGCGGTTAGATCCTCCGTACTCCAGACCGCAATCGCAGGATTGCTGGTTATGGAGCCGTCCTTCGCGACGATCCGATCTTCTCCCGTCTGCGTGCCCGTATATTGGATGGCTGCTACGCCGGCATGATCCGTGCTTGCGTTATGCGTTCCCGGGTTAGCGCCGGTAACGACGAAGGATACGGGCGTTCCGGCCACCGGCTGGCCTTGTTCGTCAAGGACAGTCGCGTGCAAAGTATGCTTTGCGCCAAGCGTAAGGGATGCGCTCTCGGGAGTCAGCTCGATGACCGCTGGCGGCTGCTGCTGAACGACTTTTACCACCCAACGAACCCGAAATGCTCCTCCAAGCGGATGCGTATCCGTTACGACCGCTTCCACCGCATGCAATCCGACGGAATCCGGAACATACGTAAATGCATTGCCGATTGTATTGCCCGTAGTTGCTCCGTCAACAAACCATTCGACTGCGATTGGATCGTTATCGGGATCCATAGCCGTCAGTTCGAATGATGCCGCCTCTCCTGCATGCTGTTCCACTTGATTGACGGCAGGCGATTTCGAGACAAGAAGGGGGGATCGGTTCACGTCCGAAATTACGGTTTGCGCGTAATGAATCGCTTGTTTGCCGTTATTGTCGGTCACTCTTAAGCCGATCAGCCCGTTGAATGGCTTCGAATACGACTGCGTTACCTGAACGCCTTGGGCATCATCGAAAAATCCGTCGCTATCCAAGTCCCAATCATAAGCAGCGATGCCGGCAGCGCTCTCCGACCATGTGCCTTTGAAGGTGATCGGTTCTCCTTCCTTCCCGGAGTAAGGACCGCCTGCGTCCGCAACAGGAGCGTCGTCAATAACGGTCGGGTCCTGCAATAGCTGGTTGATGTTTCCGACCACATGACTGCCGAAGGCTAACAAGTTGGTACCGAATTGGTTATTGTCGTTCATGATGGCCGCGCCTTCAGCCAGCATGGCTTGCTTTGTAAATTCGAAATCCATCGCTTCTAAATCCAATTTAAATTGATTGATGTCCGACTCGGTAAAGCCAAGCGAGCCGAAATATTGCATTTCCTCATCCGTGAAGCCTGAAGCTGCAACTCGCGCCTGAAGCTGCGACAGTTCGGCCGCTTTCTGATCCAACGCTCCGCTATCTTGCGTCAGCGCTTGATTGAACCAGGAAATGCTTCCGCTGGTGAATTGCAGCTGGTAGAGCAAGAGATTGATGTTGTCGCTAAGCGCCTTACCGTGGATTAGCGCCCAATTCACATCGCCCGCCGCTTGCGCGCCTTGATAACGTTCGAGAAGCGTCCACATTTGACGGGTTATGGCTTGCTCATTGGAGATATCGTTCACGAGATCCTCCATGGCGGCTTCTACAAAACCAAGTCCTTGCAAGTCGGCAAGCGGCCTCTCTCCTAGCGGGGTAAGATGTTTATAATCCGGATCCGGCGGGTCATCCTTAATGCCTTGATAGTGTTTGGCTTGATTGGCCAATTGAAGCAAGGCTGCAGTCCTCGGATCTTGAAGGCCGCTGCGCATGAGGAGATCGACGAATTTCTCATTCGGATTTCGTCCGGCATCCGCCGCTTTCTGCAGCTTGAACAATTTATCCGCGTATTCCCGGTACTTCTCCCACCGCTCCGCCAGCTTTCCCGCGTCTTCCTTCAGCTGGGTCAGGTCAAGCGGCGGAACGATGCCCGCCGTGTAATCTACTTTGAAGGCAGGATCGATGACGCCATCGACGAGATAGTCGAACTTTCCGTCTTGACACTCATCGAACACGACGGCATATTCGCCAGGGGGGATTTTCCCATCCGGCCCCGTGTAGCCGATCGTTTCCGAAATGAAGATTCCGCTTGAAAGACTCATGACGGCGTTCGGTCCTTCGCCGCCGACATCCTCTAGTTCCTCCCCGTGGGAGAGGGCGTTCAGGCTTCCGCTCTCCACGATATAGAGATCCGTCCAAGAGGTTAATCCGTCAGGGCTTCCTTCCCCGCATTGCGGTATGATTTGCATCTTTCCGGTGTTAATCGTTATGCTGGCGTTTCCTCCGAATATTTTGTAGGCCTCGCCTTCATCGGTCCACCAGATCCACTGGCCGAGCCCCGAGTTTGCCTTAGCTGCAGGTTGAATTCCCCCAATTAGCAGCAAGCAGGTTAGCAGCATCGCAACTAGCTTACGAATAATGACCATCAACTCCCCAATATACAGTTCTATTCATTAATCGGTCCGTATCGGATCGCTTCGCCCGAGCAAACACCTCCATTGCAGGTTTATTTTCAACCGCTTTTTTCACTCAATCAGCATAAACGGGGAGAGCGCTGTGCGAAATGACACCAAAGTATACAAAATGGTATACGCCAGTATTCGATTCCGGCCCGAAATGTAAAAAAGCCCAGAGGCTCCCCTCTTGGGCTTTATTCGACATGATATGGTTTAGCTCAATAACTTTTTAACCAGCTCCGTTTTCCCTTTCACTTCCAGCTTCTCGTAAATTCGGCTCAGGTTTTTCTTCACCGTGATCTCCGATAGGTAAAGCTTCTGGGCGATTTCCTCATTAGATGAACAGGTTGTGGCCAGAAGAGCAATCTCCCGTTCGCGCGGCGTCAGTCCCGATAGAACCGCATCGAGAGCCTCATCCTTATTGTCGACCTTCGTTGACCGATATAAATTATCGACGAATTTCTTCATGTCCTTATCTTCCCTGAAATCGAGCGCAAACACGGGTGCCGGAAAATCCGGGCCAAAGGCTTTATGCGTGGCTCTTGGTACTTCAATATAGCCGATTCCTTTTACCGCTTCCTGAAGATATTTCATAGGCGTCGAGTAAATCATCAGTCCGCCTTTCAAATAATAGGAAAGGTACGATTGGAAGAACATGAACCGAGCAGCCGCGCTGCCGTCCTTTGAGAAATCGATCTTATATTGAAACCACCCCGCAGGCGACTCCGGAGACACGTTCAGTTTATCCCGCTCCTGTCTGGATAAGGTTCGGAAGTATGATCGGGTAATCGGATTCTGTTCTAATAGCGGGAGAGATTGACGATGAATGGGAATATAAACGAACATGCCCACCGCTTCGTGCTTCTCATTCTTTAGCAGTCTAATGGCATCGTTTCCTAATGCAATGATCTCGGCAAGCCGAATCGAGGTGAACCATTTCTCGTTGACGCTTTTTGGAATTTTATAGATGTACTTTTCATTCGTAACCGGATCGAACATCTCTTGAACGAAGTCTTTCAAGGTCGCAAGGACATCTCGAACGTATTGCTCCGCTTCATGCAAGTTATCCTGATTAATGGATTCGAGATAGTACGTTTGATCGATCGCATCATCGAAAAACATGGCTCGAAAGCCGGGATCGCCGACAACATAGATATAATCCAGCAGCAGCAGGTTTCTTTCTTCCATCGATACATGACTCGAGGACACAAGGCCATAGTGGTACATGACGCTTCGCTGCCAAAGACGATGGTACTGTTGAGGCTTTCTTAGTCTGAAATCCTGGTAAAGCGCTTTGCGGAGAACCTGATGCAAATACCATCCCCGCTCCGTTTTTCTAACAAATGAAAGATGAATCAATTTGTCGAACTCATCGTTGTCGACCTCTCGATCCAGCATCGTTTCTAGAATTTCCTGATTAAACACCCGGACCATGGTTGCCGCTTCCAGCAGCTCGCATAAAGCGGGATCCGGAAGCTCTCGCAGCCACCGGCCTGCAATCTCCTTAAAGGTTTCCTTCCAAAGCTGCATTTCGGGCTCTTGCTCCCGGTTAAGTACGCCCATATAAAGAGACAGCGCTAATGGAAGTCCCTTCGTGATCATATAGGATTTTCGAACGATGCTTTCATCTTGTTCGCCGTAAATGGAACTGTATGCTTTGCAGGTTTCATAGTCAAATGGCGACAATGGCATAAATTTGATCAATCTTCTCCAAGCGGGAGATGAAACCCAACCGCCTCTTAACGGAAATCGCCCGGCTAACAAAATGACGATGCGGTTGGACAATCGGACCAGGAAGGAATTGCGGAGCCAATCATCCAGCTCATCCATCTCCTCATAGGTATCGATTGCCAAGACCAATCGACCGTGGCCCGCCAATTGATTCATCTGCTGCTCGGCCTGCTGCAGGAGCTCGTCTTCCCGGCTTTCCGCAGGTGTTTCGGTCTTTAAGATGGCCAACAACCTCGAGGTAAAGCCCGTTGGCGTTTTCGTAAAATCCACGCAGTCCAAATGGAAGAATGGAACGCCTTCATGGGCACATATTCGCCGGAACTGATCCAGCAAGGAGCTTTTCCCGATTCCCCCGGTACCGCTTATGTTTAGTATGGTTGACGTGCTTTTCGAGCTGAAGACGATATTTCGAAAGGCATCAAGCTCCACGCTGCGCCCAACGAAGTAATGGTCTTCCAATTGTCGAATCTCCTCTCCAAAGTTGCCCATGAAAACCTCCAACGACGCAAATTTCATATCTATATACGTATGTGTATACTCAGGGGTCTATCCATCAAAAACATACTACCCTTGAAGTATTCTATACATCGACGAACGATCCTGCTCGTTCGTATGCTGTGTTCGCAATCTGCCGGCGGCTTTGCACGATAACATAAAAAAAATCCGCGGAATCCGCGGATCTACGTCAATCTTATTTATCGAGCTGCTCGCGCCATTTATGCTTCGGCTGCCAGCCAAGCAGCTTCTTCGCCTTCTCGCTGCTAAGCAGCGTCTCGTATCCTTGCATAGGCTCGCGGAAGTCGGAAACTTCCGGATAACGCGCGGACATCAAGTCACGGCTCGGGATGTCCATGCTGGTTTCATCGGATGCG
It includes:
- a CDS encoding PKD domain-containing protein — translated: MVIIRKLVAMLLTCLLLIGGIQPAAKANSGLGQWIWWTDEGEAYKIFGGNASITINTGKMQIIPQCGEGSPDGLTSWTDLYIVESGSLNALSHGEELEDVGGEGPNAVMSLSSGIFISETIGYTGPDGKIPPGEYAVVFDECQDGKFDYLVDGVIDPAFKVDYTAGIVPPLDLTQLKEDAGKLAERWEKYREYADKLFKLQKAADAGRNPNEKFVDLLMRSGLQDPRTAALLQLANQAKHYQGIKDDPPDPDYKHLTPLGERPLADLQGLGFVEAAMEDLVNDISNEQAITRQMWTLLERYQGAQAAGDVNWALIHGKALSDNINLLLYQLQFTSGSISWFNQALTQDSGALDQKAAELSQLQARVAASGFTDEEMQYFGSLGFTESDINQFKLDLEAMDFEFTKQAMLAEGAAIMNDNNQFGTNLLAFGSHVVGNINQLLQDPTVIDDAPVADAGGPYSGKEGEPITFKGTWSESAAGIAAYDWDLDSDGFFDDAQGVQVTQSYSKPFNGLIGLRVTDNNGKQAIHYAQTVISDVNRSPLLVSKSPAVNQVEQHAGEAASFELTAMDPDNDPIAVEWFVDGATTGNTIGNAFTYVPDSVGLHAVEAVVTDTHPLGGAFRVRWVVKVVQQQPPAVIELTPESASLTLGAKHTLHATVLDEQGQPVAGTPVSFVVTGANPGTHNASTDHAGVAAIQYTGTQTGEDRIVAKDGSITSNPAIAVWSTEDLTAPTTSAALSPAVPDGSGGSYLNPVTVTLTVEDDSSGAAKTEYRVNEGEWETYSAPFTINEDGTYTIAYRSTDHAGNVEAVKQVSFVIGASEIPHAFFNPVTAGKNVALLEERAKIEDVSGNYDSGHSAENMLRFGSTSGNPWATKSKVDQWVKISLADGGTYLIDRIQIRPRPGFVDQRVKDFEVEISEDSLTSFSPVLKGTLENNGELQEFMLPKPMKAKYILYRPLSSQSNGSIISTQQFKVKTGQIGGETVTFQNLSTDKNNDIVSYEWDFGDNTPKSTVKEPTHTFPGPGTYPVTLTVTDSQGQSGSVTLEQTVEPADFEVLQQDPKEGYPVTLVNTTAGGDLGLISTSTWNFGDNTFTDSGMTVNHTYWDNNTYLTSLEIVMKDGKKYTVKKPVTPANIAPTIDVGRDVTVLGGQTFLGTTRINDPSREDRHTCVWDFGDGTTSTKCHFDHAYPAMPLDSPDRTYTATVTVTDDDGGVGADSFKVTARAEQTPRQIAYYTFDGNFQDSSGNGNHGTSKIGNPTFVEGIVGQAAKFDGKSGVLVEDSDSLDLATSFSFSMWVYKETAGTGGYAPILTKGHTENYGPYSFLHDGRGESPGMRLVSGDRDGYTHLFPTTPMPNKVWYMTTVTWDGSVAKYYINGEYKASLPFKGIFANTTEKLTIGFDPPGATEYFNGMMDDFRMYNYPLSEAEIEQLYEMKDPAPAEVTVTSNPAVLSAGQSSTITSIVKDSKGQFMPGIEVTFTTTLGTITQTAVTDANGAATAVLTSPIVGRATVKAQAAGGAFGETIVQFANSPPVAEEATVHGLEDQPLTGQLQASDADGDQVTFSLVNQPLKGTLSVSPSGQFTYVPGADWNGTDSFSFKANDGVADSAAAVVSVTIDPVNDAPSFSKGEDRKANKADAVQGVSVPGWAADISAGPADESGQTLAFSVTNDRNDLFAVQPLIASDGTLSFTPADNVSGKATVSVTLTDDGGAANTGDNESAAQTFTIMVDSINPEISADFPADWTNADLDVPVEADGTGSAITALKWAAGERTTAFFAAEGDNIAGNRFTATLNGDYTLYAEDEAGNQAIKVIRIANIDRVAPVTTAAVNPAGPTGWHNADAVLTLDASDELSGVAMTEYRINQGDWMAYTGSIPAFKDGEYLVEYRSVDNAGNAETEQAITIRVDTTAPTLTVNLNQSAMWPPNHKMVDIKVTLEFDDRTSGIESVVLTSITSSEPDDGLGDGDTPNDIQGADYGTPDTAFSLRAERSGNGTGRIYTITYTIIDTAGNQSVQTATVTVQHDISVTVKSNGK
- a CDS encoding LuxR family transcriptional regulator, translated to MGNFGEEIRQLEDHYFVGRSVELDAFRNIVFSSKSTSTILNISGTGGIGKSSLLDQFRRICAHEGVPFFHLDCVDFTKTPTGFTSRLLAILKTETPAESREDELLQQAEQQMNQLAGHGRLVLAIDTYEEMDELDDWLRNSFLVRLSNRIVILLAGRFPLRGGWVSSPAWRRLIKFMPLSPFDYETCKAYSSIYGEQDESIVRKSYMITKGLPLALSLYMGVLNREQEPEMQLWKETFKEIAGRWLRELPDPALCELLEAATMVRVFNQEILETMLDREVDNDEFDKLIHLSFVRKTERGWYLHQVLRKALYQDFRLRKPQQYHRLWQRSVMYHYGLVSSSHVSMEERNLLLLDYIYVVGDPGFRAMFFDDAIDQTYYLESINQDNLHEAEQYVRDVLATLKDFVQEMFDPVTNEKYIYKIPKSVNEKWFTSIRLAEIIALGNDAIRLLKNEKHEAVGMFVYIPIHRQSLPLLEQNPITRSYFRTLSRQERDKLNVSPESPAGWFQYKIDFSKDGSAAARFMFFQSYLSYYLKGGLMIYSTPMKYLQEAVKGIGYIEVPRATHKAFGPDFPAPVFALDFREDKDMKKFVDNLYRSTKVDNKDEALDAVLSGLTPREREIALLATTCSSNEEIAQKLYLSEITVKKNLSRIYEKLEVKGKTELVKKLLS